Proteins encoded together in one Macadamia integrifolia cultivar HAES 741 chromosome 8, SCU_Mint_v3, whole genome shotgun sequence window:
- the LOC122087248 gene encoding pentatricopeptide repeat-containing protein At1g18900-like isoform X2, with the protein MLRAKQIGTLSQCARTFFLNGSRCSAADGSSCTCTEDENCVSKKQQRSNEVLQTQKTVGQDGSLPSGDAVVGHHRAESGVLPVPVPVPHILPSPTSSARSDDSIYVSGSGNVHAAQKDLVHTSTLVTDHFVKAGFAAVNFLSDLANYKIPTSDGSGAVLSSQNCMIDSTRPISNVRSSNGKPHKIDYSKSHGKPSVDMTREPNSATHYNGSKGKCVKSGTVKGVDKAPSTAVGNSVETQNLPSDCGRRSIPLRHKTDDAYHLIPNSNSKGRTSEDKVLGGIAEGFKSIDKVQKPLRYTKKPTGSTSMTRQSVKTGPAMEHAYQILQQMRWGPAAEQALGNLGCSFNAYQANQILKQLQDHSVALSFFCWLKRQPGFKHDEYSYTTMVGILGRSRQFNAINNLLDEMVRDGCHPNVVTYNRLIHSYGRANYMDEAIGVLYQMQEAGCEPDRVTYCTLIDIHAKAGFLDVALDMYRRMQEVGLSPDTFTYSVIINCLGKAGHLAASYKLFCEMISHGCVPNLVTYNIMIALQAKARNYPSALQLYRDMQTAGFRPDKVTYSIVMEVLGHCGYLDEAEAVFAEMKQNNWIPDEPVYGLLVDLWGKAGNVDKARGWYLAMLNDGLHPNVPTCNSLLSAFLRVHRFADAYTMLQSMMRSGPDGQNVREHASNFLELVHSEDRESKRGLVDAVIDFLHKSGLKEEAGSVWEVAAQKNVYPDAIREKRSCYWLINLHVMSDGTAITALSRTLAWFRRQMLASGVGPNRIDIVTGWGRRSRVTGSSLVRQSVEELLHIFQFPFFTESGNSGCFVGCGEPLNRWLLHSYVERMHLL; encoded by the exons ATGTTGAGAGCAAAACAGATCGGTACCCTTTCACAGTGTGCAAGAACTTTCTTCCTTAATGGTTCAAGATGTAGTGCTGCAGATGGAAGTTCATGCACCTGCACTGAAGATGAAAATTGTGTCTCAAAAAAGCAGCAAAGAAGTAATGAAGTTTTGCAAACACAGAAGACTGTGGGGCAAGATGGAAGTCTACCATCGGGAGATGCAGTAGTTGGTCATCACAGAGCAGAGAGTGGTGTCCTTCCAGTCCCAGTCCCAGTCCCGCATATTCTACCCTCTCCCACTTCTTCAGCAAGGTCTGATGATTCAATTTATGTAAGTGGCAGTGGCAATGTCCATGCTGCTCAGAAGGATTTGGTGCATACATCCACCCTTGTTACtgaccactttgtcaaggctgGCTTTGCAGCAGTTAATTTCCTTTCTGATTTGGCAAATTACAAGATACCTACATCAGATGGAAGTGGGGCAGTTCTCTCATCTCAGAACTGTATGATTGATTCTACTAGGCCCATTTCCAATGTAAGGTCATCAAATGGGAAGCCTCATAAAATAGACTACTCCAAATCCCATGGGAAACCATCAGTCGATATGACAAGAGAGCCCAACTCTGCGACTCACTATAATGGTTCTAAAGGTAAGTGTGTAAAATCTGGTACAGTGAAAGGTGTTGACAAAGCTCCAAGCACAGCAGTGGGGAATTCAGTAGAGACTCAGAACTTGCCTTCAGATTGTGGGAGGCGCTCAATACCACTACGACACAAAACTGATGATGCATACCACTTAATTCCCAACTCCAATTCCAAAGGACGAACTTCAGAAGATAAAGTTTTGGGAGGCATTGCTGAAGGTTTTAAATCCATTGATAAGGTTCAGAAGCCCCTGAGATATACAAAAAAGCCAACTGGATCCACCTCAATGACCAGGCAGTCTGTAAAAACTGGGCCTGCTATGGAACATGCTTATCAAATTCTGCAGCAGATGAGGTGGGGCCCAGCAGCAGAACAGGCTCTTGGGAATCTTGGCTGCTCATTTAATGCCTATCAAgcaaatcaaattctaaaacaGCTTCAAGATCATTCAGTTGCTCTCAGTTTTTTCTGTTGGTTGAAACGCCAGCCGGGATTCAAACATGATGAATATAGTTATACCACCATGGTCGGCATTCTTGGACGTTCCAGACAGTTCAATGCCATAAACAATTTGCTGGATGAGATGGTCAGGGATGGCTGCCACCCTAATGTTGTTACATATAACCGACTGATTCATAGTTATGGCCGTGCAAATTACATGGATGAAGCAATCGGTGTTCTGTACCAGATGCAAGAGGCTGGATGCGAACCTGATCGAGTAACCTACTGCACGCTAATTGACATCCATGCAAAGGCAGGGTTTCTTGATGTTGCATTGGACATGTATCGAAGGATGCAAGAGGTGGGTCTTTCTCCGGATACATTTACCTATAGTGTAATAATCAACTGCCTTGGGAAAGCTGGTCATCTAGCTGCTTCTTACAAGCTGTTTTGTGAGATGATTTCTCATGGTTGCGTTCCTAATTTGGTTACATACAATATCATGATTGCATTGCAAGCAAAGGCAAGGAACTACCCTAGTGCATTACAGCTGTACCGGGACATGCAGACTGCAGGATTCCGACCTGATAAGGTGACATACAGCATTGTGATGGAGGTCCTTGGCCATTGTGGGTATCTTGATGAAGCAGAAGCTGTCTTTGCAGAAATGAAACAGAACAACTGGATTCCTGATGAACCTGTGTATGGTCTCCTGGTTGACTTGTGGGGAAAAGCAGGCAATGTTGACAAGGCTCGAGGATGGTATCTTGCAATGCTCAATGATGGTCTACACCCTAATGTACCGACATGCAATTCTTTGCTTAGTGCATTCCTTAGAGTTCACCGGTTCGCTGATGCCTACACTATGCTGCAGAGTATGATGAGATCAG GACCAGATGGGCAGAATGTAAGAGAACATGCTAGCAACTTCTTGGAGCTTGTACACAGTGAGGATAGGGAAAGCAAGAGGGGACTTGTGGATGCAGTTATAGATTTCCTTCATAAGTCGGGCCTCAAGGAGGAGGCAGGCTCAGTCTGGGAGGTCGCTGCACAGAAGAATGTCTACCCAGATGcaataagagagaaaagatcCTGCTATTGGCTTATCAACCTTCATGTTATGTCAGATGGAACTGCCATTACAGCCTTGTCAAGGACGCTTGCCTGGTTCCGCCGCCAAATGCTTGCGTCAGGCGTTGGACCCAACCGTATCGATATTGTGACAGGATGGGGCAGACGCAGCAGAGTAACAGGATCTTCTCTTGTTAGACAGTCAGTGGAAGAGCTTCTTCATATTTTTcagtttcctttctttactGAAAGTGGAAACTCTGGGTGTTTTGTGGGGTGTGGTGAACCTCTCAACAGATGGTTGCTTCATTCCTATGTAGAACGAATGCACTTACTTTAG
- the LOC122087248 gene encoding pentatricopeptide repeat-containing protein At1g18900-like isoform X1 codes for MLRAKQIGTLSQCARTFFLNGSRCSAADGSSCTCTEDENCVSKKQQRSNEVLQTQKTVGQDGSLPSGDAVVGHHRAESGVLPVPVPVPHILPSPTSSARSDDSIYVSGSGNVHAAQKDLVHTSTLVTDHFVKAGFAAVNFLSDLANYKIPTSDGSGAVLSSQNCMIDSTRPISNVRSSNGKPHKIDYSKSHGKPSVDMTREPNSATHYNGSKGKCVKSGTVKGVDKAPSTAVGNSVETQNLPSDCGRRSIPLRHKTDDAYHLIPNSNSKGRTSEDKVLGGIAEGFKSIDKVQKPLRYTKKPTGSTSMTRQSVKTGPAMEHAYQILQQMRWGPAAEQALGNLGCSFNAYQANQILKQLQDHSVALSFFCWLKRQPGFKHDEYSYTTMVGILGRSRQFNAINNLLDEMVRDGCHPNVVTYNRLIHSYGRANYMDEAIGVLYQMQEAGCEPDRVTYCTLIDIHAKAGFLDVALDMYRRMQEVGLSPDTFTYSVIINCLGKAGHLAASYKLFCEMISHGCVPNLVTYNIMIALQAKARNYPSALQLYRDMQTAGFRPDKVTYSIVMEVLGHCGYLDEAEAVFAEMKQNNWIPDEPVYGLLVDLWGKAGNVDKARGWYLAMLNDGLHPNVPTCNSLLSAFLRVHRFADAYTMLQSMMRSGLQPSLQTYTLLLSCCTEAQSPLEMSFCSRLMALTGHAAHAFLLCLPAAGPDGQNVREHASNFLELVHSEDRESKRGLVDAVIDFLHKSGLKEEAGSVWEVAAQKNVYPDAIREKRSCYWLINLHVMSDGTAITALSRTLAWFRRQMLASGVGPNRIDIVTGWGRRSRVTGSSLVRQSVEELLHIFQFPFFTESGNSGCFVGCGEPLNRWLLHSYVERMHLL; via the coding sequence ATGTTGAGAGCAAAACAGATCGGTACCCTTTCACAGTGTGCAAGAACTTTCTTCCTTAATGGTTCAAGATGTAGTGCTGCAGATGGAAGTTCATGCACCTGCACTGAAGATGAAAATTGTGTCTCAAAAAAGCAGCAAAGAAGTAATGAAGTTTTGCAAACACAGAAGACTGTGGGGCAAGATGGAAGTCTACCATCGGGAGATGCAGTAGTTGGTCATCACAGAGCAGAGAGTGGTGTCCTTCCAGTCCCAGTCCCAGTCCCGCATATTCTACCCTCTCCCACTTCTTCAGCAAGGTCTGATGATTCAATTTATGTAAGTGGCAGTGGCAATGTCCATGCTGCTCAGAAGGATTTGGTGCATACATCCACCCTTGTTACtgaccactttgtcaaggctgGCTTTGCAGCAGTTAATTTCCTTTCTGATTTGGCAAATTACAAGATACCTACATCAGATGGAAGTGGGGCAGTTCTCTCATCTCAGAACTGTATGATTGATTCTACTAGGCCCATTTCCAATGTAAGGTCATCAAATGGGAAGCCTCATAAAATAGACTACTCCAAATCCCATGGGAAACCATCAGTCGATATGACAAGAGAGCCCAACTCTGCGACTCACTATAATGGTTCTAAAGGTAAGTGTGTAAAATCTGGTACAGTGAAAGGTGTTGACAAAGCTCCAAGCACAGCAGTGGGGAATTCAGTAGAGACTCAGAACTTGCCTTCAGATTGTGGGAGGCGCTCAATACCACTACGACACAAAACTGATGATGCATACCACTTAATTCCCAACTCCAATTCCAAAGGACGAACTTCAGAAGATAAAGTTTTGGGAGGCATTGCTGAAGGTTTTAAATCCATTGATAAGGTTCAGAAGCCCCTGAGATATACAAAAAAGCCAACTGGATCCACCTCAATGACCAGGCAGTCTGTAAAAACTGGGCCTGCTATGGAACATGCTTATCAAATTCTGCAGCAGATGAGGTGGGGCCCAGCAGCAGAACAGGCTCTTGGGAATCTTGGCTGCTCATTTAATGCCTATCAAgcaaatcaaattctaaaacaGCTTCAAGATCATTCAGTTGCTCTCAGTTTTTTCTGTTGGTTGAAACGCCAGCCGGGATTCAAACATGATGAATATAGTTATACCACCATGGTCGGCATTCTTGGACGTTCCAGACAGTTCAATGCCATAAACAATTTGCTGGATGAGATGGTCAGGGATGGCTGCCACCCTAATGTTGTTACATATAACCGACTGATTCATAGTTATGGCCGTGCAAATTACATGGATGAAGCAATCGGTGTTCTGTACCAGATGCAAGAGGCTGGATGCGAACCTGATCGAGTAACCTACTGCACGCTAATTGACATCCATGCAAAGGCAGGGTTTCTTGATGTTGCATTGGACATGTATCGAAGGATGCAAGAGGTGGGTCTTTCTCCGGATACATTTACCTATAGTGTAATAATCAACTGCCTTGGGAAAGCTGGTCATCTAGCTGCTTCTTACAAGCTGTTTTGTGAGATGATTTCTCATGGTTGCGTTCCTAATTTGGTTACATACAATATCATGATTGCATTGCAAGCAAAGGCAAGGAACTACCCTAGTGCATTACAGCTGTACCGGGACATGCAGACTGCAGGATTCCGACCTGATAAGGTGACATACAGCATTGTGATGGAGGTCCTTGGCCATTGTGGGTATCTTGATGAAGCAGAAGCTGTCTTTGCAGAAATGAAACAGAACAACTGGATTCCTGATGAACCTGTGTATGGTCTCCTGGTTGACTTGTGGGGAAAAGCAGGCAATGTTGACAAGGCTCGAGGATGGTATCTTGCAATGCTCAATGATGGTCTACACCCTAATGTACCGACATGCAATTCTTTGCTTAGTGCATTCCTTAGAGTTCACCGGTTCGCTGATGCCTACACTATGCTGCAGAGTATGATGAGATCAGGTCTGCAACCTTCACTGCAGACATATACATTGCTCCTTAGCTGCTGTACAGAAGCACAGTCTCCACTGGAGATGAGCTTTTGTTCTAGGCTAATGGCTCTTACTGGCCACGCTGCTCATGCATTCCTACTGTGCCTACCTGCTGCAGGACCAGATGGGCAGAATGTAAGAGAACATGCTAGCAACTTCTTGGAGCTTGTACACAGTGAGGATAGGGAAAGCAAGAGGGGACTTGTGGATGCAGTTATAGATTTCCTTCATAAGTCGGGCCTCAAGGAGGAGGCAGGCTCAGTCTGGGAGGTCGCTGCACAGAAGAATGTCTACCCAGATGcaataagagagaaaagatcCTGCTATTGGCTTATCAACCTTCATGTTATGTCAGATGGAACTGCCATTACAGCCTTGTCAAGGACGCTTGCCTGGTTCCGCCGCCAAATGCTTGCGTCAGGCGTTGGACCCAACCGTATCGATATTGTGACAGGATGGGGCAGACGCAGCAGAGTAACAGGATCTTCTCTTGTTAGACAGTCAGTGGAAGAGCTTCTTCATATTTTTcagtttcctttctttactGAAAGTGGAAACTCTGGGTGTTTTGTGGGGTGTGGTGAACCTCTCAACAGATGGTTGCTTCATTCCTATGTAGAACGAATGCACTTACTTTAG
- the LOC122085504 gene encoding uncharacterized protein LOC122085504: MGHKKRNPAPRSRPSAAATGIAPAVASDAATVSADGIVEDDLSPNHGAYDDSHPEHTKIESSASTESDASSYSAVKLECERALNALRRGNHTRALRLLKESCLRHEGSSLLYRVQGTVCVKVASLIEDPNAKQRYLKNAIESARRAVSLSPNSIEFAHFYANLLYEVSNDSKGYEEVVQECERGLSIQNPVDPGKESLQDESQQKSSSPDDRIATVQQDLRALIQKANIASISTWMKNLGNGAGEEKFRLIPMRRLPEDPMEVRLVQTRRPNEIKKVTKTPEERRKEIEVRVAAARLLQQKFDSPESQNEDERAPESSSGVHRLGERRKYANLRKIASSADRMDQIRSYWNSMTLDKKHSLLEVSVRDVRTYFSSSKDGMASEILSEALAFAEANKTWKFWMCCRCNEKFIDCESHIQHVVREHMGNLSPKLQSILPQEVDTDWVDMLLNGSWKPVDASAALNILENQSKCQPYNLVDGSDIEYTDRNKEDSIADNWCSNNKWDSFPDNEKPHPLEDESRTGDICNGSHVGSMNHDDIPNYELRVIDGNQWSKEYSLSQSWPLSDDSERAKLLERIHGMFQSLLRHKNLAASHLNKVIQYTMEELQGIAPGSRLLNHGFDQTPLSICFLGASQLKKILKFLQDISHSCGLGRYSEKTTDESCSGTPGCEIKERIVLTGDSSSLLLDERLLRGELTPSTYDDASADDGVATTSLVVGDREDGGLTDSDALLSWVFTGPSCEEQLATWTRLKEEKTQQCMEILQMLEKDFYLLQSLCERKCEHLSYEEALQSVESLCLEELKKREHVTNFVPRSYETILRKRQEELVETDNDVMFVSSRFELDAISNVLKEAQNLTVTPFGYEESLTGVGSRLCDLESGEEDDWRMQDYMHQADPCIEMGIQRQKEQLSVELSKIDARIMRSVTGMQQLELKLGPFSAYDYRAIMLPLVKSFMRSHLEDLVDKDAAEKSEAAREAFLAELALDAKKNANRGGDHSKQMQERSKDKKKNKDYRKAKDFKASSGSERLLLNQEIDEQICSPVASDENHPDPEIAISVSSDDLRQQEEEFRRIIELEAEERKLEETLEYQRRIENEAKQKHLAEQHKKACGKISEDVAEGLPCVNLKVNADDKLDLSGDKTINNKEGTVVPSKSIANSGPPKVKRTNMYSYGPVKQDPPNQGNPGDGVSPSDRRTGRQSKRQNSFTKNPRALSSSKEDHEVGGSPTKVSTKRQARTQENLQVDNCKYIYCIILNCSLLCFPWI, from the exons ATGGGGCATAAGAAGCGAAACCCCGCTCCACGCTCCAGACCTTCTGCCGCTGCTACTGGGATTGCTCCGGCGGTAGCCTCTGATGCCGCCACCGTTTCCGCCGATGGTATCGTTGAAGATGACCTCTCGCCAAATCATGGTGCTTACGATGATTCTCATCCCGAGCATACTAAAATCGAATCCTCCGCCTCAACCGAATCGGATGCTTCGTCCTACTCTGCTGTCAAGCTCGAATGCGAGCGAGCCCTTAATGCTCTCCGCCGTGGGAACCATACCAGGGCCCTAAGACTGCTGAAAGAATCGTGCCTCCGCCACGAGGGTTCTTCTCTACTTTACCGCGTCCAGGGCACTGTCTGTGTTAAGGTGGCTTCCCTAATCGAGGACCCCAATGCCAAGCAGCGATATCTTAAGAACGCAATTGAGTCTGCTCGCCGTGCCGTTTCACTCTCTCCCAACTCCATTGAGTTCGCCCACTTCTACGCCAACCTGCTCTACGAGGTTTCCAATGACAGTAAGGGTTATGAAGAGGTTGTGCAGGAGTGTGAGCGCGGTCTCTCGATTCAGAATCCGGTCGATCCCGGGAAGGAGAGCTTGCAAGATGAGAGTCAGCAGAAGTCGTCTAGTCCCGATGACCGGATCGCCACCGTCCAGCAGGATCTTCGCGCTCTAATTCAGAAGGCCAACATTGCTTCGATTTCTACGTGGATGAAGAATCTGGGCAATGGGGCCGGTGAGGAGAAGTTCCGTCTCATCCCAATGAGGCGGCTTCCTGAAGATCCTATGGAAGTCAGGCTGGTCCAGACCAGGCGGCCTAATGAGATAAAGAAGGTAACTAAGACACccgaagaaaggagaaaggagattGAGGTACGTGTTGCTGCTGCAAGGCTGTTGCAACAGAAATTTGATTCTCCGGAATCCCAGAATGAGGACGAGAGGGCTCCGGAATCGTCTTCGGGGGTTCATCGACTGGGAGAGCGTCGTAAGTATGCTAATTTGCGGAAGATTGCCTCTTCTGCAGACAGGATGGATCAAATACGATCTTATTGGAACTCCATGACTCTTGATAAGAAGCACAGTTTGCTAGAAGTGAGTGTTCGTGATGTCAGGACTTATTTCAGTTCGTCCAAGGATGGTATGGCATCAGAGATCTTATCAGAAGCGCTCGCTTTTGCCGAGGCCAATAAGACATGGAAGTTCTGGATGTGCTGCCGCTGCAATGAGAAATTCATAGACTGCGAATCACATATACAGCATGTTGTGCGGGAACACATGGGAAACCTCTCTCCCAAATTGCAGTCCATCTTGCCGCAGGAAGTTGACACTGATTGGGTTGATATGCTTCTTAATGGTTCATGGAAACCAGTGGATGCCTCTGCTGCATTGAACATTCTTGAAAATCAGTCAAAATGCCAGCCCTATAATCTTGTTGATGGTTCAGATATCGAGTATACAGACAGGAATAAGGAGGATTCCATTGCTGACAATTGGTGCTCCAACAATAAATGGGATTCTTTCCCCGATAATGAGAAGCCACACCCATTGGAAGATGAATCCAGAACAGGGGATATCTGCAATGGAAGTCATGTGGGCAGTATGAACCATGACGACATTCCCAACTATGAATTAAGGGTTATCGATGGAAACCAGTGGTCTAAGGAATATTCTCTTTCACAGAGTTGGCCGTTGTCTGATGATTCTGAGCGTGCAAAACTCCTTGAGAGAATACATGGCATGTTCCAGTCGCTTCTGAGACATAAGAATCTTGCAGCTAGCCATCTTAACAAGGTGATACAATATACCATGGAGGAGCTTCAGGGTATTGCTCCAGGTTCACGGCTTTTGAACCATGGCTTCGACCAAACACCTCTCTCTATCTGTTTCCTGGGAGCCTCCCAGCTTAAAAAAATCCTCAAATTCTTGCAGGATATTTCTCATTCTTGTGGCTTAGGAAGATATTCAGAGAAAACTACAGATGAGTCATGCAGTGGCACTCCGGGGTGTGAAATCAAGGAGAGGATTGTTCTAACTGGTGActcatcttctctcctattGGATGAACGCTTACTGCGTGGTGAGCTTACTCCCAGCACATACGATGATGCTTCAGCAGATGATGGTGTTGCCACAACTTCTCTTGTTGTTGGTGACCGTGAAGATGGGGGACTGACTGACAGTGATGCTTTATTATCATGGGTATTTACAGGTCCATCGTGTGAAGAGCAATTGGCAACTTGGACACGCCtgaaagaagagaaaacacAACAATGCATGGAAATTCTCCAGATGCTAGAGAAGGACTTCTATCTCTTGCAGAGCTTGTGTGAGAGAAAATGTGAGCATTTGAGTTATGAAGAAGCTTTGCAGTCAGTTGAAAGTCTTTGTCTTGAAGAACTTAAGAAAAGGGAGCATGTCACAAATTTTGTTCCCCGTAGTTATGAAACCATCCTGAGGAAGCGGCAAGAAGAGCTTGTTGAGACGGACAATGATGTGATGTTTGTAAGTAGTAGGTTTGAGTTGGATGCTATATCAAATGTTCTTAAAGAAGCACAAAATCTTACTGTTACTCCATTTGGGTATGAGGAAAGTTTGACGGGAGTGGGTTCTCGTTTATGTGACTTGGAAAGTGGTGAAGAAGATGATTGGAGAATGCAGGACTACATGCACCAAGCAGATCCTTGCATTGAGATGGGAATTCAGAGGCAGAAAGAACAGTTGTCTGTTGAG CTTAGTAAAATTGATGCAAGGATTATGAGGAGTGTCACTGGCATGCAGCAGTTGGAGCTTAAGCTTGGGCCTTTCTCAGCATATGATTACCGGGCAATTATGTTGCCTCTTGTGAAGTCGTTCATGCGG TCGCACTTAGAGGATCTGGTGGATAAAGATGCTGCAGAGAAGTCTGAAGCTGCTAGAGAAGCTTTTTTAGCAGAGCTTGCACTTGATGCCAAGAAGAATGCCAACAGAGGAGGTGACCACTCAAAACAGATGCAGGAGAGATCGAAggataagaaaaagaacaagGATTACAGAAAAGCTAAGGATTTTAAG gCTTCTAGTGGTAGTGAGCGGCTTCTCCTTAATCAGGAAATTGATGAACAAAT TTGCTCTCCTGTTGCATCTGATGAAAATCATCCAGACCCTGAGATTGCTATTTCTGTAAGTAGTGATGACTTGAGGCAACAGGAAGAGGAATTTAGACGTATTATTGAGCTTGAAGCTGAGGaaagaaagcttgaagaaacTTTGGAGTACCAAAGGCGAATTGAGAATGAGGCCAAACAAAAGCACCTTGCTGAGCAACACAAGAAGGCATGTGGGAAAATTTCAGAGGATGTGGCAGAGGGTCTGCCTTGTGTTAACTTGAAGGTCAATGCAGATGATAAGCTG GATCTGTCAGGAGACAAGACTATAAATAATAAGGAAGGGACTGTGGTGCCCAGCAAATCCATTGCTAATTCTGGCCCCCCAAAGGTTAAGAGGACAAATATGTATTCTTATGGCCCAGTCAAGCAAG ATCCACCTAACCAAGGAAATCCAGGAGATGGTGTCTCTCCTTCTGATCGACGGACAGGACGACAATCAAAACGACAGAACAGCTTTACCAAAAACCCGCGAGCCTTGTCCTCTTCAAAGGAAGACCATGAAGTAGGAGGTTCTCCAACAAAAGTTTCCACCAAAAGGCAAGCGAGGACTCAAGAGAACCTTCAAGTTGATAACTGTAAGTACATCTATTGTATTATACTCAACTGCTCATTACTGTGTTTTCCCTGGATTTGA